A stretch of the Sorangium aterium genome encodes the following:
- a CDS encoding DNA-3-methyladenine glycosylase encodes MRPTPEPSEGAALLDGATPLPRDFYARPALVVARACIGKVLVHTTPEGTAAGRIVETEAYRGPEDLAAHSAGGRRTVRTEVMFGPAGYAYLFQLYGMHWAFNIVVASEGEPHAVLIRAIEPMIGLPLMSRRRGVAPGRIELTNGPGKLCKALGLDRSAYGMDVCGAQLSLLPGLLDPSAGRLASTSTMQVRGRRSRGDSTNAAIAMSPFRLAIERA; translated from the coding sequence GTGCGCCCCACCCCCGAGCCCAGCGAAGGCGCCGCGCTCCTCGACGGAGCGACGCCGCTGCCGCGTGACTTCTACGCTCGCCCCGCGCTCGTCGTCGCGCGGGCGTGCATCGGCAAGGTGCTCGTCCACACGACGCCCGAGGGCACCGCCGCAGGACGCATCGTCGAGACCGAGGCTTACCGCGGCCCGGAAGACCTCGCCGCGCACAGCGCGGGCGGGCGACGGACCGTGCGGACGGAGGTCATGTTTGGCCCGGCGGGCTATGCGTACCTGTTCCAGCTCTACGGCATGCACTGGGCGTTCAACATCGTCGTGGCCTCGGAGGGAGAGCCGCACGCTGTCCTCATCCGCGCCATCGAGCCGATGATCGGCCTCCCGCTCATGAGCCGCCGGCGGGGCGTCGCGCCTGGGCGGATCGAGCTCACCAACGGGCCGGGGAAGCTGTGCAAGGCGCTGGGGCTCGACCGCTCCGCGTACGGGATGGATGTCTGCGGAGCGCAGCTCTCGCTGCTCCCCGGGCTGCTGGACCCATCGGCAGGTCGCCTCGCATCAACGTCGACTATGCAGGTGCGTGGGCGAAGAAGCCGTGGCGATTCTACGAACGCGGCAATCGCTATGTCTCCGTTCCGCCTCGCCATTGAGAGGGCGTGA
- a CDS encoding peroxiredoxin: MLKVGERAPEIDTLAIDGQRFVLSAQGGLCTVVYFFPKAFTPDCTVEAQLFRDNHAEIALAGASIVGVSTDDHTTQCRFAEAQQVPYPMIADRDRSVCRAYGVLWPLIGLARRITYVITPALEIAAVFHHEFQARKHRDDVLSFIDKRFRAARPRAE, translated from the coding sequence ATGCTGAAGGTCGGCGAGCGCGCGCCGGAGATCGACACGCTGGCCATCGACGGCCAGCGCTTCGTGCTGTCGGCGCAGGGTGGGCTCTGCACGGTCGTGTACTTCTTCCCGAAGGCCTTCACGCCCGACTGCACCGTCGAGGCCCAGCTCTTCCGCGACAACCACGCCGAGATCGCGCTCGCGGGCGCCAGCATCGTCGGCGTCAGCACCGACGACCACACGACGCAGTGCCGGTTCGCCGAGGCGCAGCAGGTCCCTTACCCGATGATCGCCGACCGCGATCGCAGCGTGTGCCGCGCCTACGGCGTCCTCTGGCCGCTCATCGGCCTCGCCCGGCGGATCACCTACGTCATCACGCCCGCCCTGGAGATCGCTGCGGTCTTCCACCACGAGTTCCAGGCCAGGAAGCACCGCGACGACGTGCTCTCGTTCATCGACAAGCGCTTCCGGGCGGCGCGCCCCCGCGCGGAATGA
- a CDS encoding sigma-54-dependent transcriptional regulator, giving the protein MRDLDWNSFDVLVVDDEQDNLDAFRFAFRKSFKIHYALGGDEALSLLDRLDPAVIVADQRMPGMSGIEFLKQAKERRPDAAGVLLTAYADMTVLIDAVNSGAVDRYVQKPWNSKELAVILRQAIAGVATLRENRRLREQLAQYAGYLEREQRDPIDFGEIAGESEAMREVAARIGEVAKAATHVLIEGEEGAEKEVVARAIHVGSPREEQPFVKVTCAAFRGDTLERELFGWRRGAFDGAFAERAGRLELAHRGTIYLDEPAPLTPSLQARLLRVLTDGEIERLGSTETTRVDVRVVLSLTPGIDEAWARAGVLPELVSRLSVFPLRLPPLRERREDIRALAEHFLRKVARRNARAATALSDEAIAKLAAYAWPGNTRELENVVERAAILSRGDVILPEHLAFTARAQPAEPPARAPRAAAPAEPEADPAGKEPAAPACVRPRLDLSSQLDDIERRELLAALDRCGGNKAEVARQFGMQRTTLYYRLKRLGIDS; this is encoded by the coding sequence ATGCGCGATCTGGACTGGAACAGCTTCGACGTCCTCGTCGTCGACGACGAGCAGGACAACCTCGACGCGTTCCGGTTCGCCTTCAGGAAGTCGTTCAAGATCCATTATGCGCTGGGCGGCGACGAGGCCCTCTCGCTCCTCGACCGCCTCGATCCTGCGGTGATCGTGGCGGACCAGCGAATGCCGGGGATGAGCGGTATCGAGTTCCTCAAGCAGGCGAAGGAGCGGCGGCCCGACGCGGCGGGCGTGCTGCTCACCGCCTACGCGGACATGACGGTGCTCATCGACGCGGTCAACTCGGGCGCGGTCGACCGCTACGTCCAGAAGCCCTGGAACTCGAAGGAGCTCGCCGTCATCCTCCGGCAGGCGATCGCGGGGGTCGCCACCCTCCGGGAGAACCGGCGGCTGCGCGAGCAGCTCGCGCAGTACGCGGGCTACCTCGAGCGCGAGCAGCGGGACCCGATCGATTTCGGCGAGATCGCCGGCGAGAGCGAGGCCATGCGCGAGGTCGCCGCCCGGATCGGCGAGGTGGCGAAGGCGGCGACGCACGTGCTGATCGAGGGAGAGGAAGGGGCGGAGAAGGAGGTCGTCGCCCGGGCGATCCACGTGGGCTCCCCGCGGGAAGAGCAGCCGTTCGTCAAGGTGACCTGCGCCGCGTTCCGGGGCGACACGCTCGAGCGCGAGCTGTTTGGCTGGCGGCGAGGCGCCTTCGACGGCGCGTTCGCCGAGCGCGCAGGCCGGCTCGAGCTCGCCCACCGGGGGACGATCTACCTCGACGAGCCGGCGCCGCTCACGCCCTCGCTCCAGGCGAGGCTGCTCCGCGTGCTCACCGACGGCGAGATCGAGCGGCTCGGGTCGACGGAGACCACGCGCGTCGACGTGCGCGTCGTGCTGTCGCTCACGCCCGGCATCGACGAAGCCTGGGCGCGCGCGGGCGTGCTGCCCGAGCTCGTCTCCCGGCTCTCGGTGTTCCCGCTCCGGCTGCCGCCGCTCCGGGAGCGGCGCGAGGACATCCGCGCCCTCGCCGAGCACTTCCTGCGCAAGGTCGCGCGGCGCAACGCCCGCGCGGCCACCGCGCTCTCGGACGAGGCGATCGCGAAGCTCGCGGCGTACGCGTGGCCGGGGAACACGCGGGAGCTGGAGAACGTGGTCGAGCGCGCCGCCATCCTGTCGCGCGGCGACGTGATCCTGCCCGAGCACCTCGCGTTCACGGCGCGCGCGCAGCCGGCCGAGCCGCCCGCGCGCGCGCCCAGGGCCGCCGCGCCGGCGGAGCCGGAGGCGGACCCGGCCGGAAAAGAGCCCGCCGCGCCGGCGTGCGTCCGGCCAAGGCTCGACCTGAGCTCCCAGCTCGACGACATCGAGCGGCGGGAGCTCCTCGCCGCGCTGGACCGCTGCGGAGGGAACAAGGCGGAGGTCGCGCGGCAGTTCGGCATGCAGCGCACGACCCTCTATTACAGGCTGAAGCGGCTCGGAATCGACAGTTGA